The genomic stretch GAAATTATATTTCAATATACATGCTGTTTTTGCCTTGTCAATTGGTATTAACTGCACATCAGCATTAATCTTGTCGTATAGTAATTTACAAGATTTTTTTGTAGATTTTTTTGAAGTTGAATATATTATTCCAATTTTCATATTATTCTTTCAATAGGCACTACAAGAATGTCTTTTGCACCAGCATTTCTTAAATCATTTACAAGTTCAAATACTTCTTTTTCATCAATTACTGCTTGTACTGCAACGGTTTTTTCATCAGATAATACTTCTGAAATGGTTAAACCACCCATTGAAGGCATTACTTTTTTAACGTTATTTAAATCATCATCTTTAACGTTCATCATGATTAATTTTTTACGATCAGCATCAAGAACACCTTTAATACTTGTACTTACAGCTTCAATCAATTCACTTCTTGTTTCTAAACTTTCTTTATTAGCAATAAGTTTGATTGTACTGTCTAAGATGTTGTCGATGATTTTTAGATGATTCATTTTTAATGTTGTACCAGTACTTGTTAAATCTGTTATTAAATCTGCAATTCCAATAAATGGAGCTGCTTCAGTTGATCCACTTAATTTAATGATTTTTAAGTCTAATCCTTTTTCATTTAGGTATTTTCTGGTTAACACTGGAAACTCAGTTGCAACTATCATATCTTCTGTGATATCATCAGCAGATTTAATGTCTGATTCTTCAGGAGCTGCTAAAACTAATTTGGTTTGTCCAAATCTTAAATCAAGTAATTCAGCAACTTCTGCTTCACTTTCATTAATTAAATCAACACCGGTTATTCCCATATCTGCAACTCCATTGTTTACAAATTTAGGAATATCAGATGCTCTTGCAAACATAACTTCTATATTTTCATTAAATGTTTTAGAAATTAATTTCCTGTTATTTTTGTCAATTAATCCTAAACCAGCTTTTTCTAATATGTTTATAGATGGTTCACTTATTCTTCCTTTTGAAGGTATTGCAATTTTTATTTTCATCATATCTTCTCAAATTTTTTTATATTATTATTTTTTAAATTTATTTTATAAATAAGTATTTTTTTATTACTATTTTCTTATTTATTTAAATAATTATTTGTTATTTTGAGATAAAGCCTTTAATTAAAGGAAATATTTAAATATGAAGTTATCTTATACTTATTTAACTTATGATTTGTTTATATAAATCATAAGTTTTTATAAAGTTTATGTGAGGTGAAAATCATGTCTGAAATACCAAAAGCTCCTGTTGCTAGAATTATTAAAGAATCTGGTGCTGAAAGAGTAAGTGAAGATGCAAAAGTTGCATTAGCTGACTACTTAGACGAAGTTGCACGTAACGTTGCTAAAGAAGCTAACGCTGTTGCTAAAATCGCTAAACGTAAAACTG from Methanobacteriaceae archaeon encodes the following:
- the hisG gene encoding ATP phosphoribosyltransferase, giving the protein MKIKIAIPSKGRISEPSINILEKAGLGLIDKNNRKLISKTFNENIEVMFARASDIPKFVNNGVADMGITGVDLINESEAEVAELLDLRFGQTKLVLAAPEESDIKSADDITEDMIVATEFPVLTRKYLNEKGLDLKIIKLSGSTEAAPFIGIADLITDLTSTGTTLKMNHLKIIDNILDSTIKLIANKESLETRSELIEAVSTSIKGVLDADRKKLIMMNVKDDDLNNVKKVMPSMGGLTISEVLSDEKTVAVQAVIDEKEVFELVNDLRNAGAKDILVVPIERII
- a CDS encoding histone family protein, which produces MSEIPKAPVARIIKESGAERVSEDAKVALADYLDEVARNVAKEANAVAKIAKRKTVKAEDIKLAIKNL